From the Prunus dulcis chromosome 4, ALMONDv2, whole genome shotgun sequence genome, one window contains:
- the LOC117623836 gene encoding uncharacterized protein LOC117623836, translating into MKKAGGAEKKRVRRSSGAIQNGGRDSNSDTPPRKQAIQKDVFQLFAEKVRDHKDLVSRWAVLQETRVEYFRGKDFVRFLRNHPELKDILESDRNLEAEDIADVLLRKNLLVRCDRVVKTLRPGKKKLSTWPAHLEIFPDQVFSENDAFFAWTFVKRRPLWQTLLSFFWPVVTLAICLFPVYPHRCKLLILYSCLGVLLLFLSLLVLRGAIFGALYIILGKRVWFFPNILAEEATLRELFRFWPQKDEEERPKWTTRVFYAAVGVLVILLLRHHAPDEAARARYQKRVSNIIDDVLEWSPRLALSGMMENLQPVVNATEASNATEEGVTPPDGMGAETIREQDEAEVSENLENTDENLDNSEENLDNSGEQKHDI; encoded by the exons atgaagaaaGCGGGAGGGGCAGAGAAGAAAAGGGTGCGAAGGTCATCAGGCGCTATTCAGAACGGCGGCAGAGATTCCAACTCTGATACTCCTCCTAGG AAACAAGCTATCCAGAAGGATGTGTTCCAGTTGTTTGCAGAGAAGGTGAGAGACCATAAGGATTTGGTGTCTAGGTGGGCTGTTCTACAGGAGACACGCGTGGAATATTTCAGGGGGAAGGATTTTGTAAGATTTTTGAGGAATCATCCTGAACTCAAAGATATTCTAGAATCGGATAGAAATCTAGAAGCTGAAGATATTGCCGATGTTTTACTGAGAAAGAATCTTCTAGTTCGCTGTGATCGTGTGGTGAAAACTCTTCGTCCTGGAAAGAAAAAGTTGTCTACATGGCCTGCACATCTGGAGATCTTTCCA GACCAAGTATTTTCTGAGAATGATGCCTTCTTTGCATGGACTTTTGTTAAACGGCGGCCTCTCTGGCAGACGCTTCTCTCATTTTTCTGGCCGGTGGTGACATTGGCAATTTGCTTGTTTCCTGTATATCCCCATCGGTGCAAGCTACTAATACTCTACTCATGTCTCGGGGTCCTGCTActgtttctttctctacttGTTT TGAGGGGTGCAATATTTGGAGCTCTATACATTATTTTGGGGAAACGAGTTTGGTTTTTCCCCAACATTCTCGCCGAGGAAGCTACTTTGAGAGAATTGTTCCGTTTCTGGCCCCAGAAAGATGAGGAGGAGCGACCAAAGTGGACGACACGAGTTTTCTATGCGGCAGTTGGAGTGCTGGTCATATTGCTACTGAGGCATCATGCTCCTGATGAAGCTGCTAGAGCCAG GTATCAGAAACGTGTATCGAACATAATTGATGATGTTCTTGAGTGGTCTCCAAGATTGGCGCTTTCTGGGATGATGGAGAATCTGCAACCAGTAGTTAATGCGACTGAGGCAAGCAATGCAACTGAGGAAGGTGTGACACCACCTGATGGCATGGGTGCAGAAACTATCAGAGAGCAGGATGAGGCAGAAGTTAGTGAAAATCTAGAGAACACTGATGAAAACCTAGACAATAGTGAGGAAAACCTAGACAATAGCGGTGAACAAAAACATGATATATGA